One region of Deferrivibrio essentukiensis genomic DNA includes:
- a CDS encoding adenylosuccinate synthase yields MSCSLVLGAQWGDEGKGKVVDLFTEEADVVVRFSGGHNAGHTVVIKGEKYILHLIPSGIMHDGKVNIIGNGVVIDPEALIEEINDLKARGISFEGRFFVSKRAHLIMPYHKIFDKHSEAKKGSKKIGTTGRGIGPSYADKMARVGLRVCDLYDEEVLKEKVFQNVEEVNLIAERIHGLEPLNPQEVFESYKKYGEIIKPYVAETSYMINKLYNEGKNIMLEGAQGTLLDVDHGTYPFVTSSNPTAGGAFTGTGLAPQSLNNVVGVLKAYTTRVGSGPFPTELEDETGQRLRDVGGEYGATTGRPRRCGWLDLVATKYAKMLSGINYIALTKLDVLTGFDKIKVCVGYEYNGKVFETFPPEIKILENLTPVYKEFDGWTEDITKVKRYNDLPENAKKYVEFIKNELGVEYALISLGTDREETIILNKVF; encoded by the coding sequence ATGAGTTGTTCTTTGGTATTGGGTGCCCAATGGGGCGATGAAGGTAAAGGTAAAGTTGTAGATTTATTTACTGAGGAAGCAGATGTAGTTGTTAGATTTTCCGGTGGTCATAATGCAGGTCATACGGTAGTTATAAAAGGGGAAAAATATATACTCCATTTAATCCCTTCCGGCATTATGCACGATGGAAAAGTAAATATAATTGGTAATGGTGTTGTTATTGATCCAGAAGCATTAATTGAGGAGATAAATGATTTAAAAGCAAGAGGGATTTCATTTGAAGGGAGATTTTTTGTTAGTAAAAGAGCTCATCTGATTATGCCTTATCATAAAATTTTTGATAAACATAGTGAAGCAAAAAAGGGGAGTAAGAAGATTGGTACTACAGGAAGAGGTATTGGACCAAGTTATGCTGACAAAATGGCACGTGTAGGTCTAAGGGTATGTGACCTTTATGACGAAGAGGTTTTAAAAGAAAAGGTTTTTCAAAATGTTGAAGAAGTAAATCTGATAGCAGAAAGGATACACGGCCTTGAGCCACTTAATCCTCAGGAAGTCTTTGAAAGTTATAAAAAGTATGGAGAGATTATCAAACCTTACGTAGCTGAAACAAGTTATATGATAAACAAGCTTTATAATGAAGGGAAAAATATAATGCTCGAAGGTGCTCAGGGGACACTACTTGATGTTGACCATGGTACATATCCTTTTGTTACTTCCAGTAACCCTACTGCCGGCGGAGCATTTACTGGGACAGGGCTTGCACCGCAATCTCTTAACAATGTTGTTGGTGTATTAAAAGCTTATACTACCAGGGTAGGTAGTGGACCTTTCCCTACAGAGCTTGAAGATGAAACAGGCCAAAGATTAAGGGATGTAGGCGGTGAATATGGTGCTACAACAGGCAGGCCAAGGCGTTGTGGATGGCTTGATTTAGTAGCAACAAAGTATGCCAAAATGTTAAGCGGAATAAATTATATAGCTTTGACTAAGTTAGATGTGTTGACTGGTTTTGATAAAATTAAGGTCTGTGTAGGGTATGAATATAATGGTAAAGTGTTTGAAACCTTCCCCCCAGAAATAAAAATACTTGAAAACCTAACTCCTGTTTACAAGGAATTTGACGGCTGGACTGAAGATATAACAAAGGTGAAAAGATACAATGATTTGCCTGAGAATGCCAAAAAATATGTAGAGTTTATAAAGAATGAGCTGGGTGTAGAGTACGCCCTTATCTCTCTCGGAACCGATAGGGAAGAAACTATAATTTTAAATAAAGTTTTTTGA
- a CDS encoding ATP phosphoribosyltransferase regulatory subunit, with the protein METKTKLPQRARKLKKIAADIEKILSQYGYTEVYLPLYEYYDILSKTAWNFSDENIIRFIDRNTGKSMVLRPDFTPQVCRNVANYMNSYPKPIRLSYKGRVFRNVNVNKGLKSEMQQIGIELFGEEELYGDLELIAIGYKGIESVGIENFKIVLTDIYLLKECLSLVNNKEEYLNLLKAKNYCELKKKFNSGDLSSKNTDLLEELPKAFGGIEVLNSIKNKVSLNTKLISRLDELLTLYDNMISMGIPKDKIVFDLAEVNGINYYTGINVRFVTDGGNVLISGGRYDNLMHNFGVDVSACGLAFNLEEILPVYELRDEKIEIDYLVIGRENFKRAEELRKKDFKVLWVSDKGKLQNLEVMYSIKNIFP; encoded by the coding sequence ATGGAAACTAAGACAAAATTACCTCAAAGGGCACGAAAACTAAAAAAAATTGCTGCAGATATAGAAAAAATTTTAAGTCAATACGGGTATACGGAAGTTTACCTTCCCCTTTATGAGTACTATGACATTTTATCAAAAACTGCATGGAATTTCAGTGATGAAAATATCATAAGATTTATCGATAGAAATACCGGTAAATCAATGGTGCTTCGCCCTGACTTTACACCTCAAGTTTGTAGAAATGTTGCAAATTACATGAACTCATATCCCAAACCTATAAGGCTTAGCTATAAGGGGCGTGTATTTAGAAATGTTAATGTTAATAAGGGATTAAAGTCTGAAATGCAGCAAATTGGGATCGAGCTCTTTGGCGAGGAAGAGCTTTATGGAGATCTTGAGCTTATTGCGATTGGTTATAAAGGGATTGAATCGGTTGGGATTGAGAATTTTAAAATAGTACTTACCGACATATACTTATTGAAAGAGTGTCTTTCTCTGGTAAACAACAAGGAAGAGTATTTAAATCTGCTAAAGGCAAAAAACTATTGTGAGCTAAAAAAGAAATTTAATAGCGGAGACTTATCGAGCAAAAATACAGATTTGCTTGAAGAGCTTCCAAAAGCTTTTGGCGGGATAGAGGTTTTAAACTCAATTAAAAATAAGGTGTCTTTAAATACAAAACTTATCAGCCGCTTAGATGAGTTGTTAACCCTTTATGATAATATGATTAGCATGGGGATACCTAAAGATAAGATAGTTTTTGATTTGGCTGAAGTAAACGGTATTAATTACTACACAGGTATAAATGTGAGATTTGTTACGGACGGTGGCAATGTTTTAATTTCAGGTGGCAGATACGATAACCTTATGCATAACTTTGGGGTAGATGTTTCAGCGTGTGGGTTGGCATTTAATTTGGAAGAGATTTTGCCTGTGTATGAACTAAGGGATGAAAAAATTGAAATAGATTATTTGGTTATAGGAAGAGAGAACTTTAAAAGGGCAGAAGAATTGAGAAAAAAAGACTTTAAAGTTTTATGGGTTAGTGATAAAGGTAAATTGCAAAATTTGGAAGTTATGTACAGCATAAAAAATATATTTCCGTGA